From the Montipora capricornis isolate CH-2021 chromosome 2, ASM3666992v2, whole genome shotgun sequence genome, one window contains:
- the LOC138022645 gene encoding uncharacterized protein, whose product MRYEGSLLIFWLAVSCWVGVWQDFGFVASLQPYGRPFKLDSLRDSLPNTQLRARRELSRRRLRRKYKYNLKRTIIRDAVNRKALCLDGSEAVFYLSRNPYSKHWVVQLQAGGSCGTYDSCLDRSRGSFGSSQNYSDYLTGTFVASNDPGENPMFSSWNKVFVPYCSGDVFVGRRGKAKNGHGMNMYGHFIVKAVFLQLIEDYDINRQGIRILFGGASSGGLGMLANIDFIQKLVKPAEIRGYNDGGWFTLYPNFGETSDAGPPYFFKVLGYMFHKLWGGFVDESCRANMPKAEACLYGELVFKHLSAPVYVFVAQWDSYQLQELVHSQFPIMRLPPELPSEAEYLGKFGKNTHRSLRRVINSQKDGVFSPACFMHSFSGDNLSYTSPTLGCTINGKTPYKAFSEWFVSNGTRGTYVEEPLDRPECNPSCCSELCLKCRKPKPKTTHQLNDPAETIQGNGAVPLQSGTTVQVWGLILTTFVLVSWKSVFLSL is encoded by the exons ATGCGCTACGAGGGATCACTGCTTATTTTCTGGCTGGCAGTAAGTTGTTGGGTGGGAGTATGGCAGGACTTTGGATTTGTGGCTAGCCTCCAACCTTACGGGAGACCCTTCAAACTCGATAGCTTGAGAGACAGTTTACCAAATACTCAGCTCAGAGCACGCCGGGAGTTAAGTCGTCGACGACTCCGGAGAAAATACAAGTACAACCTAAAGCGGACGATTATTCGGGATGCAGTGAACAGAAAGgctttatgtttag ATGGTTCAGAGGCTGTGTTTTACCTTAGCCGCAATCCATATTCCAAGCACTGGGTTGTGCAGCTTCAAGCAGGAGGATCATGTGGGACATACGATTCATGTTTGGATAGGTCTCGAGGATCATTTGGCTCCTCACAAAATTACTCTGATTATTTGACAGGAACATTTGTTGCTTCTAATGATCCAGGAGAGAATCCAATGTTCTCATCTTGGAATAAAGTGTTTGTGCCATATTGCAG TGGGGATGTATTTGTTGGTAGAAGAGGAAAAGCCAAGAATGGCCATGGGATGAATATGTATGGTCATTTTATTGTCAAGGCAGTGTTTTTGCAGCTTATCGAAGATTACGATATTAACAGACAAGGGATAAGG ATCCTGTTTGGTGGTGCTTCTTCTGGTGGTCTAGGAATGCTGGCAAATATTGACTTCATACAAAAGCTTGTAAAACCTGCTGAG ATTAGAGGATACAATGACGGTGGATGGTTTACTCTCTATCCTAACTTTGGGGAAACATCAGATGCAGGCCCTCCATATTTCTTCAAAGTCTTAGGATAT ATGTTTCACAAGTTGTGGGGAGGATTTGTGGATGAATCATGTCGAGCTAACATGCCCAAGGCAGAGGCTTGTTTATATGGGGAATTAG TTTTCAAACATTTATCCGCTCCAGTCTACGTGTTTGTAGCTCAATGGGACTCCTACCAATTACAAGAACTCGTGCATTCACAGTTTCCCATAATGAGGCTTCCGCCAGAGTTACCCAGTGAAGCCGAATATCTTGgaaagtttggaaaaaataCGCACAGATCTCTCCGAAGG GTTATCAACAGCCAAAAGGATGGTGTTTTTTCACCCGCTTGTTTCATGCATTCATTTTCGGGAGATAATCTTAGTTATACTTCGCCTACACTGGGTTGCACGATAAATG GCAAAACTCCATACAAAGCGTTTTCAGAATGGTTTGTCAGCAATGGAACTCGTGGAACATACGTGGAGGAACCACTTGACAGGCCAGAATGCAATCCTTCTTGTTGCTCCGAGCTTTGTCTTAAATGCcgcaaaccaaaaccaaagacGACGCATCAACTCAATGACCCTGCGGAAACAATCCAGGGCAATG GTGCTGTTCCGTTGCAAAGCGGGACGACAGTCCAAGTCTGGGGTTTGATTTTGACAACGTTTGTGTTGGTCAGCTGGAAATCTGTGTTTCTCAGTTTATGA